One genomic segment of Tripterygium wilfordii isolate XIE 37 chromosome 9, ASM1340144v1, whole genome shotgun sequence includes these proteins:
- the LOC120005897 gene encoding protein FAR1-RELATED SEQUENCE 5-like: MADKTPLVVNNEDDENFFKIGMTFSYEDEAYKTYNMYAIQKGFGVRRGQKSYNRKNELRRCIFLCSCEGFSPYVPPHKQRKIERIDTKCGCKARVRFGIEGDVWKVIDLVAEHNHELIKEDQRHLIKSGKKMTETSSSVLQSMANAGIRATKAYSYVTNEAGGAKNVGFTLRDCQNFLQSQRMKMIGAGDAQSLMNHFKLMQTNDSTFFYATQIDYQSRLSNFFWRDGLSKIDYDCFGDVVIFDATYRTNKYNMICAHFVGVNHHWKNVFFGCAFLLDETTSSFIWLFESFLESMGNKAPKTIFTDQDQAMSNAIEKVFPNTRHRLCEWHIAKNAATNIPQLYGQPEFKNKFFTKLLHGCENEEEFQSTWDKMVQCWDVGSNKWLKRLYELRVKWCPAFSFDTFSAGIRSIQRSESTNNVFHHMACKSMTLTEFVKHYEENARK, encoded by the coding sequence ATGGCTGACAAAACCCCATTAGTTGTTAACAATGAGGATGATGAAAATTTTTTCAAGATTGGAATGACATTTAGTTATGAGGATGAAGCTTATAAAACATATAATATGTATGCAATTCAGAAAGGGTTTGGAGTTCGAAGGGGGCAAAAGTCATATAATCGGAAGAATGAATTACGTCGgtgtatttttctttgttcttgtgaGGGGTTTTCACCATATGTCCCACCACATAAGCaaagaaaaattgagagaatAGATACTAAGTGTGGTTGTAAAGCTCGTGTTAGGTTTGGCATTGAAGGTGATGTTTGGAAAGTGATTGATCTAGTAGCTGAGCATAACCATGAGTTAATTAAGGAAGATCAAAGGCATTTGATTAAGTCTGGGAAAAAAATGACTGAAACTAGTTCAAGTGTTCTACAATCAATGGCAAATGCTGGAATTAGAGCAACTAAGGCGTATTCTTACGTAACAAATGAAGCTGGGGGTGCAAAGAATGTTGGGTTCACATTGAGGGATTGTCAAAATTTTTTACAATCTCAAAGAATGAAGATGATAGGTGCCGGGGATGCTCAAAGTCTTATGAATCATTTCAAGTTAATGCAAACTAACGATTCTACGTTTTTTTATGCTACCCAAATTGATTATCAAAGTCGATTGAGTAATTTTTTTTGGAGGGATGGATTGTCTAAGATTGATTATGATTGCTTTGGTGATGTGGTTATTTTTGATGCAACGTATCGCACTAACAAGTATAATATGATTTGTGCTCATTTTGTTGGGGTAAATCATCATTGGAAAAATGTGTTTTTTGGATGTGCATTTTTATTAGATGAGACCACGTCTTCATTTATTTGGTTGTTTGAATCTTTTTTGGAATCTATGGGAAACAAGGCTCCTAAGACTATATTCACTGATCAAGATCAAGCTATGTCAAATGCTATTGAAAAAGTGTTTCCCAATACTCGTCATCGTTTGTGTGAGTGGCATATTGCAAAGAATGCTGCTACAAATATTCCTCAGCTATATGGACAACCTGAATTtaagaacaagtttttcactaaGTTATTACATGGTTGTGAAAATGAAGAAGAGTTTCAAAGTACTTGGGATAAAATGGTTCAATGTTGGGATGTAGGTAGTAATAAATGGCTTAAAAGGTTGTATGAACTTCGAGTTAAGTGGTGTCCTGCCTTTAGTTTTGACACTTTTTCTGCAGGCATTCGCTCAATTCAAAGAAGTGAGAGCACAAATAATGTTTTTCACCATATGGCTTGTAAGTCAATGACATTAACTGAATTTGTCAAGCATTATGAAGAAAATGCGAGGAAATAG
- the LOC120005742 gene encoding UBP1-associated protein 2C-like: MEFSKKRKTDENGNTSPSSPQPTVTSLSSEDARKILQSFTQEQLLDILQVAAVSHPDILDAVRAVADRDVSLRKLFIRGLASETTTDSLRSIFSSFGPLEEAIVILDKSTGKSKGYGFVTFSHVDGAVLALKEPSKKIDGRVTVTQLASAGISANSNSVDVSLRKIYVGSVPYDMPGEKLLQYFSVYGEIEEGPLGFDKVTGKSRGFAFFVYKTEEGARASLVEQIKNIDGHQIVCKFAVDNKKVKPQGQATPGVAGNGTARPQQQTSVPGSMPGSQYGAPGGLYQGPHGFPSGSYGSPMPPVGGGTGFPSSGGFATGLGGPYGGSHYGGPAGSTEFGGLGSAGSSIYRMPPPGSVGVASGGYPEAGQYGMPASSVPTQHHQPSSLSRVPPGGMYQGAPHYY, translated from the coding sequence ATGGAATTTTCCAAGAAACGCAAAACAGATGAGAACGGCAATACCTCTCCCTCCTCCCCACAGCCTACCGTAACCTCTCTCTCCTCCGAGGATGCCCGCAAAATCCTTCAATCTTTCACCCAGGAGCAACTTCTCGACATCCTCCAGGTTGCTGCCGTGAGCCACCCCGATATACTGGACGCGGTGCGGGCCGTCGCTGATAGAGATGTCTCCCTCCGCAAGCTTTTCATCAGGGGACTCGCATCTGAGACCACCACTGACTCCCTCCGTTCAATTTTCTCCTCATTCGGCCCTCTCGAGGAGGCCATTGTGATCCTCGACAAGTCTACCGGCAAGTCTAAAGGTTATGGTTTTGTTACGTTCAGTCATGTAGATGGAGCTGTTCTCGCGCTTAAAGAACCGAGCAAGAAAATTGATGGGCGGGTTACTGTTACTCAACTAGCCTCTGCAGGAATTTCCGCGAATTCCAATTCGGTTGACGTGTCTTTGAGGAAGATTTATGTGGGCAGCGTGCCTTACGATATGCCTGGTGAGAAATTGTTGCAATATTTTTCCGTGTATGGGGAGATTGAGGAAGGGCCGCTAGGGTTTGATAAAGTTACCGGAAAGTCTAGGGGATTTGCCTTCTTTGTGTACAAGACGGAGGAGGGTGCTAGGGCCTCACTAGTggaacaaattaaaaatatagatgGACACCAAATTGTATGTAAATTTGCTGTGGATAATAAGAAGGTGAAGCCACAAGGCCAAGCCACACCTGGAGTTGCAGGAAATGGTACTGCCCGACCACAACAACAGACTTCAGTGCCTGGTTCTATGCCTGGCTCTCAGTATGGTGCACCTGGTGGTTTGTATCAGGGCCCACACGGCTTTCCCAGTGGTAGTTATGGGTCTCCAATGCCACCGGTTGGCGGTGGTACTGGATTTCCGTCCAGTGGTGGGTTTGCTACGGGCTTGGGAGGTCCATATGGGGGTTCGCATTATGGGGGGCCTGCAGGTTCGACCGAGTTTGGCGGATTGGGCAGTGCAGGGTCTTCAATTTATCGGATGCCGCCACCAGGTTCTGTAGGAGTGGCCTCTGGGGGTTATCCTGAAGCTGGGCAATATGGAATGCCAGCTTCTTCGGTGCCTACTCAGCATCACCAGCCATCATCTTTATCAAGAGTTCCACCTGGAGGGATGTACCAGGGGGCACCGCATTACTATTGA
- the LOC120005716 gene encoding zingipain-2-like isoform X1 codes for MSPSLQKKFVASILLIFVLCATQGLSQTLNDASIAEKHEKWMAQYGRTYKDMAEKENRFNVFKENLQYIENFNKAGSKTYKLSLNKFADLTHEEFVALHTSKNMPTKSYPMKEAFSYQKLTDVPPSMNWVEKGAVTHVKHQGSCGCCWAFSAVAAIEGIVQIKTGQLQTLSEQQALDCNFKNWGCNGGWMDDVFDYVVQNRGITTDTNYPYQQMKGTCDTTKTTDSAAQITGYRDVPPNDEAALLEAVSQQPVSIVIDGSGRDFQLYGTGVFTGDCDTRITHAVTAVGYGTSEDGTKYWLLKNSWGETWGENGYMKIQRDSGVPQGLCGIAQKSSYPVI; via the exons ATGAGTCCATCACTTCAGAAGAAGTTTGTTGCTTCCATTTTGctgatttttgtgctttgtgCAACTCAAGGCCTGTCCCAGACCTTGAATGATGCCTCCATTgctgaaaaacatgaaaaatggaTGGCTCAGTATGGTCGCACTTACAAGGACATGGCGGAGAAGGAGAATCGATTCAATGTATTCAAGGAGAACTTGCAGTACATAGAAAACTTCAACAAGGCTGGGAGCAAGACCTACAAGTTAAGCCTCAATAAATTTGCAGACTTAACGCATGAGGAATTTGTGGCCTTACATACCAGTAAGAACATGCCAACCAAGTCATACCCAATGAAAGAAGCCTTCAGCTACCAAAAGCTCACTGATGTTCCACCAAGCATGAATTGGGTTGAGAAAGGAGCTGTCACCCATGTAAAGCACCAAGGTTCATGTG GATGTTGTTGGGCATTTTCAGCTGTGGCGGCAATAGAAGGGATTGTCCAAATCAAAACTGGGCAATTACAGACTCTGTCTGAGCAACAAGCACTGGATTGTAACTTCAAGAATTGGGGTTGCAATGGTGGCTGGATGGATGATGTGTTTGATTATGTTGTACAAAACCGAGGCATCACAACTGATACAAATTACCCATACCAGCAAATGAAGGGAACTTGTGACACTACCAAGACTACAGATAGTGCTGCCCAAATTACTGGATATAGAGATGTACCTCCCAACGATGAGGCGGCATTACTGGAGGCAGTATCTCAACAACCTGTCTCGATTGTCATTGATGGTAGCGGCCGCGACTTTCAATTATACGGAACTGGTGTTTTTACTGGAGATTGCGACACTCGTATAACTCATGCCGTTACTGCAGTTGGGTATGGTACAAGCGAGGATGGTACCAAGTACTGGTTGCTAAAAAATTCATGGGGCGAGACTTGGGGTGAAAATGGCTACATGAAAATTCAGAGAGATTCTGGTGTTCCTCAAGGGCTCTGCGGAATTGCCCAGAAATCTTCCTATCCTGTCATCTAA
- the LOC120005716 gene encoding zingipain-2-like isoform X2 yields MSPSLQKKFVASILLIFVLCATQGLSQTLNDASIAEKHEKWMAQYGRTYKDMAEKENRFNVFKENLQYIENFNKAGSKTYKLSLNKFADLTHEEFVALHTSKNMPTKSYPMKEAFSYQKLTDVPPSMNWVEKGAVTHVKHQGSCGCCWAFSAVAAIEGIVQIKTGQLQTLSEQQALDCNFKNWGCNGGWMDDVFDYVVQNRGITTDTNYPYQQMKGTCDTTKTTDSAAQITGYRDVPPNDEAALLEAVSQQPVSIVIDGSGRDFQLYGTGVFTGDCDTRITHAVTAVGYGTSEDGTKYWLLKNSWGETWGENGYMKIQRDSGVPQGLCGIAQKSSYPVI; encoded by the exons ATGAGTCCATCACTTCAGAAGAAGTTTGTTGCTTCCATTTTGctgatttttgtgctttgtgCAACTCAAGGCCTGTCCCAGACCTTGAATGATGCCTCCATTgctgaaaaacatgaaaaatggaTGGCTCAGTATGGTCGCACTTACAAGGACATGGCGGAGAAGGAGAATCGATTCAATGTATTCAAGGAGAACTTGCAGTACATAGAAAACTTCAACAAGGCTGGGAGCAAGACCTACAAGTTAAGCCTCAATAAATTTGCAGACTTAACGCATGAGGAATTTGTGGCCTTACATACCAGTAAGAACATGCCAACCAAGTCATACCCAATGAAAGAAGCCTTCAGCTACCAAAAGCTCACTGATGTTCCACCAAGCATGAATTGGGTTGAGAAAGGAGCTGTCACCCATGTAAAGCACCAAGGTTCATGTG GATGTTGTTGGGCATTTTCAGCTGTGGCGGCAATAGAAGGGATTGTCCAAATCAAAACTGGGCAATTACAGACTCTGTCTGAGCAACAAGCACTGGATTGTAACTTCAAGAATTGGGGTTGCAATGGTGGCTGGATGGATGATGTGTTTGATTATGTTGTACAAAACCGAGGCATCACAACTGATACAAATTACCCATACCAGCAAATGAAGGGAACTTGTGACACTACCAAGACTACAGATAGTGCTGCCCAAATTACTGGATATAGAGATGTACCTCCCAACGATGAGGCGGCATTACTGGAGGCAGTATCTCAACAACCTGTCTCGATTGTCATTGATGGTAGCGGCCGCGACTTTCAATTATACGGAACTGGTGTTTTTACTGGAGATTGCGACACTCGTATAACTCATGCCGTTACTGCAGTTGGGTATGGTACAAGCGAGGATGGTACCAAGTACTGGTTGCTAAAAAATTCATGGGGCGAGACTTGGGGTGAAAATGGCTACATGAAAATTCAGAGAGATTCTGGTGTTCCTCAAGGGCTCTGCGGAATTGCCCAGAAATCTTCCTATCCTGTCAT